Proteins from a single region of Catenulispora acidiphila DSM 44928:
- the mtlA gene encoding PTS mannitol transporter subunit IICB codes for MSSMAYTPAPTGTGLKATVQKFGSFLASMVMPNIGAFIAWGLITALFIPTGWIPNSSLGELVSPMITYLLPILIGYTGGRLVHGQRGAVIGAIATTGVVVGSSVPMFLGAMIAGPASAWVLKQFDKLTADRLRAGFEMLVDNFSLGIIGGGFAVLGKWAIGPAVNHVTDWAGTGVNWVLNHHLLPFVSILIEPAKVLFLNNAINHGVLDPLAVAQSAAHHKSILFMLESNPGPGLGILCAYLLFGPRALRPTVPGAIVIEFLGGIHEIYFPYILMKPRLILAAIAGGFAGISVFSITGAGLVASPSPGSIFAYLTETPRGSYFGVLAGVVVAAAVSFATASLLLGFGRGEKAEEIDGEDGATDSVDAAPDAVPDTAPAITTDTATVPVQSSPEGAPA; via the coding sequence ATGTCTTCGATGGCTTATACGCCGGCTCCCACCGGCACCGGATTGAAGGCCACAGTCCAGAAGTTCGGCTCGTTCCTGGCCTCGATGGTGATGCCGAACATCGGCGCCTTCATCGCCTGGGGTCTGATCACGGCGCTGTTCATCCCGACCGGCTGGATCCCCAACAGCTCGCTGGGCGAGCTGGTCTCGCCGATGATCACCTACCTGCTGCCGATCCTCATCGGCTACACCGGCGGCCGGCTCGTGCACGGCCAGCGCGGCGCGGTCATCGGCGCCATCGCGACCACCGGCGTGGTCGTCGGCTCCTCGGTCCCGATGTTCCTGGGCGCGATGATCGCCGGTCCCGCCTCGGCGTGGGTGCTCAAGCAGTTCGACAAGCTCACCGCCGACCGGCTGCGCGCCGGGTTCGAGATGCTGGTCGACAACTTCTCCCTGGGCATCATCGGCGGCGGGTTCGCAGTGCTGGGCAAGTGGGCGATCGGGCCGGCGGTGAACCACGTCACCGACTGGGCCGGCACCGGCGTGAACTGGGTGCTGAACCACCACCTGCTGCCCTTCGTCAGCATCCTGATCGAGCCGGCGAAGGTGCTGTTCCTGAACAACGCCATCAACCACGGCGTCCTGGACCCGCTGGCGGTCGCGCAGTCCGCCGCGCACCACAAGTCGATCCTGTTCATGCTGGAGTCCAACCCCGGTCCGGGTCTGGGAATCCTGTGCGCTTACCTGCTGTTCGGCCCGCGCGCGCTGCGGCCGACGGTCCCGGGCGCCATCGTCATCGAGTTCCTCGGCGGCATCCACGAGATCTACTTCCCCTACATCCTGATGAAGCCGCGGCTGATCCTGGCCGCGATCGCCGGCGGGTTCGCGGGTATCTCAGTGTTCTCTATCACCGGCGCCGGACTGGTCGCCTCGCCCTCGCCGGGCTCGATCTTCGCCTACCTCACCGAGACGCCTCGGGGGAGCTACTTCGGGGTGCTGGCCGGGGTCGTGGTCGCCGCGGCGGTGTCGTTCGCGACCGCGTCGCTGCTGCTCGGGTTCGGGCGCGGGGAGAAGGCGGAGGAGATCGACGGCGAGGACGGCGCGACCGATTCCGTGGACGCCGCACCTGATGCCGTACCTGACACCGCACCTGCCATCACGACCGACACCGCGACCGTTCCCGTGCAGTCCTCACCCGAAGGAGCGCCGGCATGA
- a CDS encoding zinc-dependent dehydrogenase, whose product MKAAVFHGPGDVRIEEVPEPTAAAGEVKLRVLACSMCGTDLKIFRSGHFRISPPRVMGHEIAGEIVEVGAGVTGWAPGDRVQVIAAIPDGTCEECARGHQTVCLNQESMGYQYEGGFAEFMVVPHSVLAVDGMNRIPDGVGADEASVTEPLACVLNGQELAGVGAGDVVAVFGAGPIGCLHVRLARSRGASRIIMIEVNRERLRLAADLVHPDDTVCAEDGDIIEQVRKLTDGRGADVVITATAAGAAQEQALQIAAPRARISFFGGLPKDKPTITLDSNLVHYRELTIVGANGSSPAHNARALHLIATGEVPVKDLISVRLPLDRVLEALDIVAKGEAIKVTIEP is encoded by the coding sequence ATGAAGGCCGCTGTGTTCCACGGACCCGGGGACGTCCGGATCGAGGAGGTGCCCGAACCCACCGCCGCCGCCGGCGAGGTGAAGCTGCGGGTGCTGGCCTGCTCGATGTGCGGGACCGATCTGAAGATCTTCCGCTCCGGGCACTTCCGCATCAGCCCGCCCCGGGTCATGGGGCACGAGATCGCCGGCGAGATCGTCGAGGTCGGCGCCGGCGTCACCGGCTGGGCGCCGGGGGACCGCGTGCAGGTGATCGCCGCGATCCCGGACGGCACGTGCGAGGAGTGCGCCCGCGGGCACCAGACCGTGTGCCTGAACCAGGAATCGATGGGCTACCAGTACGAAGGCGGCTTCGCCGAGTTCATGGTGGTCCCGCACAGCGTGCTCGCGGTCGACGGCATGAACCGCATCCCCGACGGCGTCGGCGCCGACGAGGCCTCGGTCACCGAGCCGCTCGCCTGCGTGCTCAACGGCCAGGAACTGGCAGGCGTCGGCGCGGGCGACGTGGTGGCGGTCTTCGGCGCGGGCCCGATCGGCTGCCTGCACGTCCGCCTCGCGCGCTCCCGCGGCGCGTCCCGCATCATCATGATCGAGGTCAACCGCGAACGTCTCCGCCTCGCCGCCGACCTGGTCCACCCCGACGACACCGTCTGCGCCGAGGACGGCGACATCATCGAGCAGGTCCGCAAGCTCACCGACGGCCGCGGCGCGGACGTGGTCATCACCGCCACCGCAGCCGGCGCCGCCCAGGAACAGGCCCTCCAGATCGCCGCCCCCCGCGCCCGCATCAGCTTCTTCGGCGGCCTCCCCAAGGACAAGCCGACCATCACCCTGGACTCCAACCTGGTCCACTACCGCGAACTGACCATCGTCGGCGCCAACGGCTCCAGCCCCGCCCACAACGCCCGAGCCCTCCACCTGATCGCCACCGGCGAGGTCCCGGTCAAGGACCTGATCTCCGTCCGCCTCCCCCTCGACCGCGTCCTCGAGGCCCTCGACATCGTCGCCAAGGGCGAAGCCATCAAGGTCACCATCGAACCCTGA
- a CDS encoding PTS sugar transporter subunit IIB: protein MTSIPVSDIKKIIVACDAGMGSSVMLAGTLKRQLKNTGVIVEHAQVSAIPADADLILTQQSLAERARAGAPGKPVVTFQIFLGDPAVNKVVKAVKEGGSIDV, encoded by the coding sequence ATGACCAGCATCCCCGTCTCGGACATCAAGAAGATCATCGTGGCCTGCGACGCCGGCATGGGGTCCTCGGTGATGCTCGCCGGGACCTTGAAGCGGCAGCTGAAGAACACCGGCGTGATCGTCGAGCACGCGCAGGTCTCGGCGATCCCTGCTGACGCCGACCTCATCTTGACGCAGCAGAGCCTGGCCGAACGCGCCCGCGCCGGCGCGCCGGGCAAGCCGGTGGTGACCTTCCAGATCTTCCTCGGCGATCCGGCCGTGAACAAGGTGGTCAAGGCCGTGAAGGAAGGCGGCAGCATCGATGTCTGA
- a CDS encoding DeoR/GlpR family DNA-binding transcription regulator yields the protein MYAEERQQAILHKARLDGRVDVVVLAEDLTVTTETIRRDLTALERAGLVRRVHGGAIPVERLGFEPALAVRDQSMTAEKERIVKAALAEVPQEGAIIIDAGTTTGRLASALPADRELTVVVNAPALAAQLVARPNLTVLMLGGRIRGRTLAAVDEWALAPLSQLCVDVAFLATNGVSVARGLTTPDLAEAAVKRAMIGAARRTVLLADHTKVGNDCMARFGGLDDVDLFLTDSGLDEETAADFGAAGVRVVRA from the coding sequence ATGTACGCAGAGGAACGACAGCAGGCGATCTTGCACAAGGCGCGCCTCGACGGCCGCGTGGACGTCGTGGTCCTCGCCGAGGACCTGACGGTCACCACCGAGACGATCCGCCGGGACCTGACGGCCCTGGAACGGGCCGGCCTGGTGCGCCGGGTGCACGGCGGGGCGATCCCGGTCGAGCGCCTGGGCTTCGAACCCGCGCTGGCCGTGCGGGACCAGAGCATGACCGCCGAGAAGGAGCGCATCGTCAAGGCGGCGCTGGCCGAGGTCCCGCAGGAGGGCGCGATCATCATCGACGCCGGCACGACCACCGGCCGGCTGGCCTCGGCACTGCCGGCCGACCGCGAGCTGACCGTCGTGGTGAACGCCCCGGCGCTGGCCGCGCAGCTGGTCGCCCGGCCGAATCTCACGGTCCTGATGCTCGGCGGCCGGATCCGCGGCCGCACCCTGGCCGCGGTGGACGAGTGGGCGCTGGCTCCCCTGTCGCAGCTGTGTGTGGACGTGGCCTTCCTGGCGACGAACGGAGTCTCGGTGGCGCGCGGACTGACCACCCCGGATCTGGCGGAGGCGGCGGTGAAGCGGGCGATGATCGGCGCCGCCCGGCGCACCGTGCTGCTGGCCGACCACACCAAGGTCGGCAACGACTGCATGGCGCGCTTCGGCGGCCTGGACGACGTCGACCTGTTCCTCACCGACTCCGGTCTGGACGAGGAGACCGCCGCCGATTTCGGCGCCGCCGGGGTGCGGGTGGTCCGGGCATGA
- a CDS encoding HPr family phosphocarrier protein translates to MIERTVIVGSTSGLHARPAKLLVQAAATQPTTVRLRIGDRPPIDTRSILAVLAARVKQGTEVTLQAEGDGAEEAVTALAELIARNLDEEGGNA, encoded by the coding sequence ATGATCGAGCGCACCGTCATAGTCGGATCCACCAGCGGCCTCCACGCCCGCCCAGCAAAACTGCTGGTCCAAGCCGCCGCCACCCAACCCACGACAGTGCGCCTCCGCATAGGCGACCGCCCCCCGATCGACACCCGCAGCATCCTCGCCGTCCTCGCCGCCCGAGTGAAACAAGGCACCGAGGTCACCCTCCAGGCCGAAGGCGACGGCGCCGAGGAGGCGGTCACGGCCCTGGCCGAGCTGATCGCCCGGAACCTGGACGAGGAGGGCGGGAATGCCTGA
- the pfkB gene encoding 1-phosphofructokinase, protein MIVTLTLNPSLDRTLELQTLRLGEVLRATSARIDPGGKGVNVTRVLRAFAVDSHAVIPCAGPDGEELVRLLQKAGVPVTEVPVAGWTRSNITLVEADGRATKVNAPGGALTETEVALLAETVVDRCVSQSTENGGASWAVLSGSLPPGVPDDVYASLTSLFAEHGVKVAVDTSGAALLAAVDAGPDLVKPNRQELAAAVGTPLVSLDDVVAAAEKLRSRGVKAVVASLGSDGAVLVDETGAVFGTAEAIDPVSTVGAGDALLAGFLAAGARGADALIEGMAWARAAVGLPGSQMPGPRDVSREGIRVVRDPGGKPAGAVPLADNG, encoded by the coding sequence ATGATCGTGACCCTGACCCTGAACCCCAGCCTGGACCGCACGCTGGAGCTTCAGACGCTGCGCCTGGGCGAGGTGCTGCGCGCCACCTCCGCGCGGATCGACCCCGGCGGCAAGGGCGTGAACGTGACCCGGGTGCTGCGCGCCTTCGCCGTGGACTCGCACGCGGTGATCCCGTGCGCCGGTCCCGACGGCGAGGAACTGGTGCGGCTGCTGCAGAAAGCCGGCGTCCCGGTGACCGAGGTCCCGGTGGCCGGCTGGACCCGGTCGAACATCACGCTGGTCGAAGCCGACGGCCGGGCCACGAAGGTCAACGCCCCCGGCGGGGCGCTGACCGAAACGGAGGTGGCGCTGCTCGCCGAGACCGTCGTGGATCGGTGTGTATCGCAGAGTACAGAGAACGGCGGCGCCTCCTGGGCCGTTCTGTCCGGCAGCCTGCCCCCGGGCGTCCCGGACGACGTTTATGCGAGCTTGACCTCGCTGTTCGCCGAGCACGGCGTCAAGGTCGCGGTCGACACCAGCGGTGCGGCGCTGCTGGCCGCCGTCGACGCCGGACCGGATCTGGTCAAGCCCAACCGGCAGGAATTGGCTGCCGCTGTCGGGACGCCGCTGGTCAGCCTGGACGACGTCGTCGCCGCCGCCGAGAAGCTGCGTTCGCGCGGCGTGAAGGCGGTCGTGGCGAGCCTGGGTTCGGACGGCGCGGTCCTGGTGGACGAGACCGGCGCGGTCTTCGGCACGGCCGAGGCGATCGATCCGGTCAGCACCGTCGGTGCCGGGGACGCGCTGCTGGCCGGTTTCCTGGCCGCCGGGGCGCGCGGCGCGGACGCCTTGATCGAAGGCATGGCTTGGGCCCGGGCCGCTGTCGGGCTGCCCGGCAGCCAGATGCCCGGCCCGCGGGACGTCAGCCGGGAGGGCATCCGGGTCGTCCGCGACCCGGGAGGTAAACCGGCGGGCGCGGTCCCCTTGGCCGACAACGGCTGA
- a CDS encoding PTS sugar transporter subunit IIA, whose amino-acid sequence MSDSRDGLLAERAVRFGVHATDRYDAVRQCGELLVEVGAVAEEYVPSMRDREDEISTYIGAGVAIPHSTAAGKKYVRRDALAVLVLAEPVDWGEDQQVSLCVAIAALGDRHLDILAELAEVLMDPERAEQLHQAKTANEVIRLLQPAGKAENV is encoded by the coding sequence ATGTCTGATTCCCGTGACGGCCTGCTGGCCGAGCGGGCCGTCCGGTTCGGCGTCCACGCCACCGACCGGTACGACGCCGTCCGGCAGTGCGGGGAACTCCTCGTCGAGGTCGGCGCCGTGGCCGAGGAGTACGTCCCCTCGATGCGGGACCGCGAGGACGAGATCTCCACGTACATCGGCGCCGGGGTCGCGATCCCGCACTCGACCGCCGCCGGCAAGAAGTACGTCCGGCGCGACGCGCTGGCCGTCCTGGTCCTGGCCGAACCCGTCGACTGGGGCGAGGACCAGCAGGTGTCGCTGTGTGTGGCGATCGCCGCCCTCGGCGACCGGCACCTGGACATCCTGGCCGAACTCGCCGAGGTCCTGATGGATCCGGAGCGGGCTGAACAACTGCACCAGGCGAAAACCGCGAACGAAGTGATCCGGCTGCTCCAGCCGGCAGGAAAGGCAGAGAACGTATGA
- a CDS encoding alpha-L-rhamnosidase-related protein, which produces MKHVPIALLAFGVAIGGLSTAVGDPAPAHATAAPHARASLPAAKPTATVNPCAADNLSPTSRTVSPVSVYATSGTVGNASAVLSGQNTRLTGNGSAVTLDFGKEVGGIVTLRFADASDSSQSVGLAFSESNQFVGNASDASSGGGSADGAITTALPSGGGSYTMPKDKLRGGFRYLTLFLNSGGYADLDGVSLAFSAAPNAANPAAYPDYFCSNDAVLNQVWYAGAYTTQLDTIDPTEGRVWPPPSSGWENNGVVGTGTEVLTDGAKRDRSVWPGDMGVSTTTAYVSTDDMLGVRNSLTTMYQNQKTTGELPYGGPEFSFYGSDTYHTWTLVGTYMYYLYTSDKAWLDSIWSKYQLGMTFITAKIDSSNLLNVTNTNDWARGDQTGENIEANALLYQALTTGAKLATAEGNSSLAATYASKAASLKTAVNAKLWDVSVGAYKDNPGSTLYPQDGNSLAVWYGLTSASQATAIMAHLRGNWNSLGAQAPEFNNNLSPFAGSMELYAHFTAGDDVNALNLIRDEWGYMLASPIGTASTFWEGYSNNGTLTAYSSPFTSLAHGWSTGPTGALTTDVLGISPTAPSGGTYQVVPHPGDLTHVEGTLTVASGKQIHAVYNHGSAGDFSLQVDSSTNAGSTGVIAVPTWGQSRTVTVNGQTAWNGSTFLGASGITSADTDGQYVYFRGVSPGVYTVAYSASATAPPIAYRALPGAWTRCAAENGNCAVSGASVIAYGTGGRFNYLQTSTAKTCSNASFGDPAPNVAKWCYVRTTQPASPGWKQCATENQNCAFSDLMTVAYGANGAYKFATLGSGGTACDDAVFGDPAPNATKACFLLDPPPTFATWTSCAGENGNCTFSGTHEVAFGANGQYFFGSFSGGTPCTVAVFGDPVFGTAKACYVE; this is translated from the coding sequence ATGAAACACGTCCCGATCGCCCTGCTCGCGTTCGGCGTCGCGATCGGCGGTCTGAGCACCGCCGTCGGCGACCCGGCGCCGGCTCACGCAACCGCGGCACCCCATGCGCGGGCATCGCTTCCGGCCGCCAAGCCCACGGCGACCGTCAACCCCTGCGCCGCGGACAACCTGTCCCCCACCTCGCGAACGGTCTCCCCGGTCTCGGTCTACGCCACCTCCGGCACCGTCGGAAACGCTTCCGCCGTCTTGAGCGGCCAGAACACCCGGCTGACCGGAAACGGCTCGGCCGTGACGCTGGACTTCGGCAAAGAGGTCGGCGGCATTGTGACGCTGCGCTTCGCCGACGCCAGCGATTCCAGCCAAAGCGTCGGGCTGGCGTTCTCCGAGTCCAACCAGTTCGTCGGCAATGCCAGCGACGCCTCCTCCGGCGGCGGCAGCGCGGACGGCGCGATCACCACCGCGCTCCCGTCCGGCGGTGGCAGCTACACCATGCCGAAGGACAAACTCCGAGGCGGATTCAGGTATCTGACGCTCTTCCTGAACTCCGGCGGCTACGCCGATCTGGACGGCGTCTCCCTGGCGTTCAGCGCCGCGCCCAACGCCGCGAATCCAGCGGCGTACCCGGACTACTTCTGCTCCAACGACGCCGTGCTGAACCAGGTCTGGTACGCCGGCGCCTACACCACGCAGCTGGACACCATCGACCCGACCGAGGGACGGGTGTGGCCGCCGCCGTCCTCGGGCTGGGAGAACAACGGCGTGGTCGGCACCGGCACCGAAGTGCTCACCGACGGCGCGAAGCGGGACCGCTCGGTGTGGCCCGGCGACATGGGCGTCTCGACGACCACCGCGTATGTGAGCACCGATGACATGCTCGGCGTCCGCAACTCCTTGACCACCATGTACCAGAACCAGAAGACGACCGGCGAGCTGCCCTACGGCGGTCCCGAGTTCAGCTTCTACGGCTCGGACACGTACCACACCTGGACGCTGGTCGGGACATACATGTACTACCTCTACACCTCCGACAAAGCCTGGCTGGACAGCATATGGAGCAAGTACCAGCTCGGCATGACCTTCATCACCGCCAAGATCGACAGCAGCAACCTGCTGAACGTCACCAACACCAACGACTGGGCCCGAGGCGACCAGACCGGGGAGAACATCGAAGCCAATGCCCTGCTTTACCAGGCGCTGACCACCGGCGCGAAACTCGCCACGGCCGAAGGCAACAGCTCGCTGGCTGCGACCTACGCGAGCAAGGCCGCGAGCCTGAAGACTGCCGTCAACGCCAAGCTGTGGGACGTGTCGGTCGGCGCCTACAAGGACAACCCGGGCAGCACTCTGTATCCGCAGGACGGGAACTCCTTGGCCGTCTGGTACGGGCTGACCAGTGCTTCGCAGGCCACTGCGATCATGGCGCACCTGCGCGGGAACTGGAACAGCCTGGGAGCACAGGCTCCTGAGTTCAACAACAACCTCTCGCCGTTCGCCGGCTCGATGGAGCTCTACGCGCACTTCACGGCCGGCGACGACGTCAACGCGCTCAACCTGATCCGCGACGAGTGGGGCTACATGCTCGCCTCGCCGATCGGCACCGCCAGCACCTTCTGGGAGGGCTACTCCAACAACGGCACACTGACCGCGTATTCGAGCCCGTTCACCAGTCTCGCGCACGGCTGGTCCACCGGCCCGACCGGCGCGCTGACCACCGACGTGCTCGGGATCTCCCCCACCGCGCCGTCCGGCGGCACGTACCAGGTCGTGCCGCACCCCGGCGACCTGACGCACGTCGAGGGCACGCTGACGGTGGCCTCCGGCAAGCAGATCCACGCCGTTTACAACCACGGCTCCGCCGGCGACTTCAGCCTGCAGGTGGACTCCTCGACCAACGCCGGCTCCACCGGCGTGATCGCCGTGCCGACGTGGGGACAGAGCCGCACGGTGACGGTGAACGGGCAGACCGCATGGAATGGGAGCACGTTCCTAGGCGCGTCGGGGATCACGAGCGCGGACACCGACGGTCAGTATGTGTACTTCCGCGGAGTCTCGCCCGGCGTGTACACCGTCGCCTACAGCGCCTCGGCGACCGCGCCACCGATCGCTTACCGCGCACTGCCCGGGGCATGGACCCGGTGCGCCGCCGAGAACGGCAACTGCGCGGTGAGCGGCGCCTCGGTGATCGCCTACGGCACCGGCGGACGCTTCAACTATCTGCAGACCAGCACCGCCAAGACCTGCAGCAACGCCAGCTTCGGCGATCCGGCTCCCAACGTCGCCAAGTGGTGTTACGTACGGACCACGCAGCCGGCTTCGCCCGGCTGGAAGCAATGCGCCACCGAGAACCAGAACTGCGCCTTCAGCGACCTGATGACGGTCGCCTACGGCGCGAACGGCGCCTACAAGTTCGCCACGCTCGGCAGCGGCGGCACCGCCTGCGACGACGCGGTGTTCGGCGATCCGGCACCGAACGCCACCAAGGCCTGCTTCCTGCTCGACCCGCCGCCGACGTTCGCGACGTGGACCTCCTGCGCCGGCGAGAACGGGAACTGCACGTTCTCCGGGACCCACGAGGTGGCCTTCGGGGCGAACGGCCAGTACTTCTTCGGCAGCTTCAGCGGCGGGACGCCGTGCACCGTCGCAGTGTTCGGCGACCCGGTGTTCGGCACGGCGAAGGCGTGCTACGTGGAGTAG
- the ptsP gene encoding phosphoenolpyruvate--protein phosphotransferase, which translates to MLLRGVGVSAGTVIGPVVRMTSPAPLPAPRAVTDPAAEVASARHGVAELAADLAARAEHLSGEARDILESLAMIAEDPLLAEDIERRIVGGTDAPHALTEAFDAQADLLRADGGYLAERAADLDDLRDRAVAIVLGRPIPGIPDPGHPFVLVAADLAPADTANLNPDQVLAIVTERGGPTSHTAILARGLGIPAVVAVAGVTAVGDGSVVAVDGAAGTVALGVDPAPAGSVPRARAQANLADLGPCRTQDGHPVSLYLNIGSVKDVRSGAQGVGLLRTEFLFLGRKETPSVAEQRAAYLELFNAFPGTRVVIRTLDAGADKPLPFLALPAEENPALGVRGLRTARLRPEVLDDQLAAIASAAAAASCEVWTMAPMVATPNEAAEFAAQARAHGLEHVGAMIEIPAAALRAARLLEHLDFLSIGTNDLGQYTMAADRQDGRLPDLLDPWQPALLELIALAAEAGGAAGKPVGVCGEAAADPRLAPVLVGLGVTSLSMAAAAVSAVHAALSARTLTQCRDLAAKARDAVDPAAAREAVAEMSRS; encoded by the coding sequence GTGCTGCTGCGTGGTGTCGGAGTGAGCGCGGGCACGGTGATCGGTCCTGTCGTGCGCATGACTTCTCCGGCGCCGCTTCCGGCGCCCCGTGCCGTGACCGACCCTGCTGCTGAGGTGGCTTCGGCTCGGCATGGCGTCGCTGAGCTTGCTGCTGATCTGGCAGCGCGTGCTGAGCATCTGTCCGGCGAGGCGCGCGATATCCTCGAGTCGCTGGCCATGATCGCCGAGGACCCTCTACTCGCCGAGGACATCGAGCGGCGCATCGTCGGCGGCACCGATGCGCCGCATGCGCTCACCGAGGCGTTCGATGCTCAAGCCGACTTGCTGCGTGCCGACGGTGGGTATCTCGCCGAGCGTGCCGCGGATCTCGACGACCTGCGTGATCGTGCTGTCGCGATCGTGCTGGGCCGTCCTATTCCCGGCATCCCTGATCCCGGGCATCCCTTCGTGCTGGTCGCCGCCGATCTCGCGCCTGCCGATACCGCGAATCTGAACCCGGATCAGGTCCTTGCTATCGTCACCGAGCGCGGTGGTCCGACCAGCCACACCGCTATCCTCGCGCGTGGGCTCGGGATCCCGGCGGTCGTGGCCGTCGCCGGCGTGACTGCGGTCGGCGACGGCAGCGTCGTCGCGGTGGACGGCGCCGCCGGGACCGTCGCCCTCGGCGTCGATCCCGCTCCGGCCGGCTCCGTGCCGCGCGCCCGCGCTCAAGCGAACCTCGCCGATCTCGGTCCGTGCCGTACCCAAGACGGCCATCCCGTCTCCCTCTACCTCAACATCGGCTCGGTCAAGGACGTCCGCTCCGGCGCCCAAGGCGTCGGGCTGCTGCGCACCGAGTTCCTGTTCCTCGGCCGTAAGGAGACGCCGTCTGTCGCCGAGCAGCGTGCTGCCTACCTCGAGCTTTTCAACGCGTTCCCCGGCACGCGCGTCGTCATCCGCACTCTGGACGCCGGCGCCGACAAACCCCTGCCGTTCCTCGCCCTGCCCGCCGAAGAGAACCCGGCGCTCGGTGTCAGAGGGCTGCGGACCGCCCGCCTGCGCCCCGAGGTCCTGGACGATCAGCTCGCCGCCATCGCCTCGGCCGCGGCGGCAGCGTCCTGCGAGGTCTGGACGATGGCGCCGATGGTCGCCACGCCCAACGAGGCTGCGGAGTTCGCCGCCCAAGCTCGCGCCCACGGCCTGGAGCACGTCGGCGCCATGATCGAGATCCCGGCGGCGGCACTGCGCGCGGCGCGCCTGCTGGAGCACCTGGACTTCCTGTCCATCGGCACCAATGACCTCGGCCAGTACACGATGGCCGCCGACCGCCAGGACGGCCGCCTGCCGGACCTGCTCGATCCCTGGCAGCCAGCACTGCTGGAGCTGATCGCGCTGGCGGCCGAGGCCGGGGGCGCGGCGGGCAAGCCGGTCGGGGTCTGCGGTGAGGCGGCGGCTGATCCGCGGTTGGCGCCGGTGCTCGTCGGGCTCGGGGTGACGTCGCTGTCGATGGCGGCCGCCGCGGTTTCCGCCGTGCACGCCGCGCTCAGCGCGCGCACCCTGACGCAGTGCCGTGACCTGGCGGCGAAGGCGCGCGACGCCGTCGATCCGGCCGCCGCCCGGGAGGCTGTGGCGGAAATGTCGCGGTCCTGA